Proteins from one Homalodisca vitripennis isolate AUS2020 chromosome 3, UT_GWSS_2.1, whole genome shotgun sequence genomic window:
- the LOC124356951 gene encoding uncharacterized protein LOC124356951, whose translation MENFEKFGSLGKGSRNSKQISNNNQSQYSSHTEGDSSYMYTAKAQDASFSSPQSTDFASDAISSGQSGRISAHNTRRIDRPNENIKLMPFKVKDVMQMINNNPAYRDKSPVMINMKEHDIDRLIEQQRNGNLMRLGASPQQSLKESIRESPMSMSMRQSEEEKSSQKSPASYGIISNDEVLRSSRTSAKQAPQPRKPPLGEAQTQQVFAMTGEAVGSRGFRVQKSHKRKPRARSRKVTPVRRPRSRKRPRSRVRSRSRRRRSRPTKIVRARSRRRSPVVVKKRRYLPAMDYCCNPYPMCDNTCTVTFPTARSYRSPPYRSPRRRSPRRRSPPAKYIQSRAALGNPVPSRNRIFLRDQSRSENRPVIMNPTYLPNVLGVTHSGMSITCDCNLCEEKLQFIQPGICTKRKDIWTNEYAIIPKKQINLIDPCEELDPLIYPRADNPCIRDGHGNPLTDCIGRPLRDPVGKKFLSFSADGSVLDTSVRGNFYTGQPPLCVKCPLPTNTCAPDATHNWWMSCGYPVQPDMSPFYRQVLATDHFQRRL comes from the coding sequence ATGGAGAACTTTGAAAAATTTGGTTCATTAGGCAAAGGCTCACGGAATAGTAAACAAATATCGAATAATAACCAATCGCAGTACTCCTCACATACAGAGGGTGATAGTTCTTATATGTACACAGCTAAAGCACAAGATGCAAGTTTTTCATCACCACAATCAACAGATTTCGCTTCAGATGCGATCAGTTCGGGTCAGAGTGGAAGGATCTCTGCCCATAATACCCGGCGCATCGACAGACCTAATGAGAACATCAAGCTGATGCCGTTTAAAGTCAAAGATGTTATGCAAATGATCAACAACAATCCGGCGTACAGGGACAAATCTCCTGTGATGATCAACATGAAGGAACATGATATTGACCGTTTGATTGAACAGCAGCGAAATGGAAACCTCATGAGGTTGGGAGCGTCACCACAGCAGTCTTTGAAGGAGTCAATTCGAGAAAGTCCAATGTCAATGTCAATGAGACAATCTGAAGAAGAAAAATCTAGTCAAAAAAGTCCTGCCTCGTACGGAATAATATCGAATGATGAAGTCCTTCGGTCCTCAAGAACTTCGGCTAAACAAGCGCCCCAACCGAGAAAGCCTCCTCTGGGGGAAGCTCAGACACAGCAAGTATTCGCAATGACTGGAGAAGCTGTCGGCTCAAGAGGATTCAGAGTACAGAAGTCACATAAGAGAAAACCAAGAGCCAGATCAAGAAAAGTCACTCCTGTAAGAAGACCAAGATCGAGAAAACGTCCACGATCTAGGGTAAGAAGCAGATCGAGACGACGAAGATCGAGACCTACGAAGATTGTTCGAGCTCGTTCAAGAAGAAGGTCTCCTGTCGTGGTTAAAAAACGCAGGTATCTTCCTGCCATGGATTATTGTTGCAATCCCTATCCAATGTGTGACAACACCTGCACAGTGACATTTCCAACTGCTAGATCGTATAGGTCCCCACCCTATAGGTCCCCGCGACGTAGATCCCCGCGACGTAGATCTCCTCCCGCTAAATACATACAAAGTAGAGCAGCCTTGGGAAATCCAGTACCGTCTaggaatagaatatttttaagggACCAAAGTCGTTCTGAAAATAGACCAGTCATTATGAACCCAACATATTTGCCGAATGTGCTAGGGGTAACGCATTCAGGAATGTCAATTACTTGTGATTGTAATCTCTGTGAGGAAAAATTGCAGTTCATTCAGCCCGGGATATGTACAAAGAGGAAGGATATATGGACCAATGAGTACGCGATCattccaaaaaaacaaattaatttaatcgaTCCCTGCGAAGAGTTGGATCCCTTGATTTATCCACGAGCAGACAATCCGTGTATCCGAGACGGTCATGGAAACCCCCTCACAGACTGTATAGGAAGACCTCTAAGAGATCCCGTTGGTAAAAAGTTTCTAAGTTTCTCTGCTGACGGTAGCGTACTGGATACTAGTGTTAGGGGAAACTTTTACACCGGGCAACCTCCACTTTGTGTGAAATGCCCACTTCCCACAAATACTTGTGCTCCGGACGCGACACACAATTGGTGGATGAGCTGCGGCTATCCCGTCCAGCCAGACATGAGCCCCTTTTACCGACAAGTTCTAGCGACAGACCATTTTCAACGGagactataa